From uncultured Desulfobacter sp.:
TGGATCGGCCGCAGACCGGCAAAGGCCCCGTAAAAGGGGCGGAAGGTGTTGGGGAGCCTCAAAAGGGGATCGGGTAAGGGGGCGTGTAGGGGATCTATGCCCTGGACCATGGGGTTCAGCAGGGCGCTTTCTGCTGTTCCAGATCCAGCTGGTTGACCAGAAGCCTCAATTTCATCCTGGATTCGGCTCCTTTGTTTTGGGAGAGGACCTGCTTCATTTCACGGACCAGTTCAGGGGTTTCCGGCTCCCACCCGTAGGCCCGGCCATGGAGGAGTTTGAGCTTGCCCGAGAGTGTCTCCCATTCACCGGGTGACAGGTCCTGGAGAGAATGGATATTGATCGTTTTCCAGGCCTTGTGGTAATTGCGGGCAAAATAGGGGATTTCTTCGGTCGGCTGGTCGGTTTTCTGCCGTCCGCCAGGCCTGCGGGTCCGGTCCCAGGGCTCGGTTTCAACCAGGGTGAAAAAATCATGGGTAAAGGCAAATACCGGGTAAAATCCTTGTGCCGGACGTTCCGGGCAGAAGATCTCATGGAGAAGATCATAGCTTTTGCTGCGGCTGGTGATGCGGGTCTGGCCGATGGATTCCCCTTCGTCAAAAAGTAAGACCCATCCCCCGTATCCCATCTCTTTAAACAACCGGGCCAGCCCTTTTACCATGGATAGATATTCCTTTGGTTCCCGGCACACCAGGGAGCTGTCTTTATAAAACGACACTTCCCGGTAATGAAATGCCGCAGCAAGCTTATGGGCCGGGATCTCTTTGCCCATGAGGGCATTTTTCAGGGTCCAGGCAAAGGCTCTGGGCTGAAACCGGGCATGTTTTTTAAGTTTGCGCTTGTTGGCTGGAATCTCCATATTATTGTGGGCCATGGCCGCCAGGATAGCTCTGAATCGGTGGGGCACGTCGCCGGGGATAAAATCACCGATAGCCTTATCCTTATTTTCCGGCCGGGCCAGCCATTGGGCGGCTGATTCCTTCCATACTTTTACCAGGTTGGTTTCCTCATTGGGAAAAACCATGGCCCCCATCAGGGCACGGTAGACCGCTTTAAAATCGTGGAAGGGGATCTGCCGCGGATCCAGGTTGATATAGCTGACCACAAAATTATTTTCTAAGGCCCGCTGCTTCAAATACGTGAGGCTGTGGGATTTGCCCTGACCGTATGCACCACAGACACAGAGGTGGTGAGACGTTCCCTTGTCCAGGGCTGTGGCCCCCCGGTCAAAGAGTTGGTTGAGCTTTTCTTCCCCCGAGGTTAGCCATTGGACCCCCATGGGATCGAACAGGCCCTCCCTGAGGCGTTCCACTGCCCTGCGGAGATGGAAATTTTTGGTGCCGTTGATCTGTTCGTTAAATGCTTTTTCATCCATGGTGTTCATTCCGGTTTAATCGTCCCAGGTGGGCTCCATTTGCTTCATCTTTTCCTCTTCCATCTCTTTCCGGGTCTCGACCATCTGCCGGGCCATGTCCATTTCCTCCGGGGACTGGCCCTGTTCGGCCAGGTCCAGGACGCCGATGAGCTGCTTGATGAAAAGCCGCACCTCACTGATGACACCCATTCTTTTCTGGTTGTCACAAATATCCTCTATGACCTTGTCCGTGACCATTTCTTCCGGAGACCAGCGGTAGGCGACGCCGTGCAGAGACAGCAGGCATCTGCCCAGATCCACCAGTTCTTTGGTTTGAAGCGGCGTCTGGTGGATATCTACAAGAACCCCCCGGTAGTTGAGGCGTTTAACATCGCCCATTGATGTCCCGATGGACCGCACCCGGCTCCACAGGGCGTCGTAGGATTTAAATCCCTTTTCCGATACCAGCACGTCCGGGATGATGGAAAAGAAAATGTGAAGATATTGGGCGGTCTCGCTGTTGTCGATGAAGAGGCGGACATTTTCGTAGGCGGCATTACGCACCGAGGCACTCATGGCCACTACCGTCTCCATTTCGTCCATGAGCAGGATTAAGCCCTGGTGCCCAAACCGACGCAAAAACAGGATCAGGGAATTCATCAGCTGTCGGGCATTGGCTTTGGTCAGGTATTCGTATATCTGGAAGGGTTTGAGTTCCCGTTTGGTGACCTTGCCGCCGTCAAACCAGTGCATGAGGATCTCCCGGTCTGCCTTGCGGCTCTCCTCATCCTCCCCCTCTGCCATGGGGGCAAACCGGTTGTTCACCAAGGCGGATAGAGCATTGGCAAAGTTGATATCCATGTCCGGAATATCCCTGAGTTCTTCGGTCAGGGCCGTACATTTTTCTATGGCGGCCTCTGCTTTGGCGCCTTGGAATTCTGGTGACAGGGAGTCCAGCCAGGCGGTCAGCAGATTCCGGATGCCCACACCGTCAAAGTTGCCCTGGAGCTGCCGGACTATGGACTGGTAAACGGTTTCAAATTTGTGGATGGGCACATCCCGGGTCAGGACCACAAAGGAGACGGCAAATCCTTTTTCCATGGCCAGGTGCTGGACTACGGACATGAAATGGGTTTTACCATCTCCGTAATCCCCGCTGATGAACCGTACCTTGGCCCCGCCTTCAGCAATGTAGTTCGTAAGATCGTCTTCGATATAGGAAAGCCATTTCTGCCGCCCCACGGTAAACACCGGCACATATTCCACAGGCACACTGCCCTTGCGTAGCTCTTCGATGATGGCTCTGGCCTGGAAGGGTTTGAGTTCTTTGAGGGCATCCAATGATATCATGACCAAGATTCCTTAAGATTTATGGAAAGAAATGGCAGTGATCTGGCGCAGTTCCCCCTGGGTGTCCAGGAGCCACAGGGCCTTGTTCCGACCTGGGGTGAGCTGAAGTTCGTATCCTTGCGACGAGCCGCCGATGCCTGCCTGGTAGTACCGCCACAGGTCCACGGAAAACTGGTCCAGGCTGTAGCCTTTGAATTTTCCTTTGTCCATGTTTTGGAAAAACGTTTTGGACTGCAGGGAGATCACATAAGCCAGGTAAAATTGCTGCATGGGAACGGGACGGCCGGCGGGCAGACTTTCTTTTTCAAGAATTTCCAGGTAGACCGTGCACAGAGCATCAATGAATTCCTGGGGATCATAGGGCTTATCGTATAATTGTTTCTTCAGCCTGACCACCATGGCCATGATCCGCCGGGGATCAATGGATTTGAGCACCTTTTTGTTAATCTTTGTGGAACGGCTGGCGAAATCAATCTCCCCGGTGATGCCTTTTAAAACAGAGAACCTGGGAAAATCCATCTCCATTTCGAGCCCGGCCTCTTCGCATTTTTGGGTCAGGTCTTCGATGAGATCCATGCGGTACTGCGCCACTTTTTCATCGGCATAGGCCCCCAGGGTTTCAAATATCGGTGCGCAGCTTTCAAGGGCCTCGTCCTCGCATATATCCCTGGCCAGTTTGCTTTTGAGCAGTTCATCCAGTTGGAGAAAGTCATCCCTCTCCGCACACCGGATGCATTGTTTAATCAATTCGGCTTTTTTCTGTTTCTGGTTCAGATCCCGCTGAAAGGGCTGGACGATCTGTTTTAAATCCTCTTGAACATCCTCAAGAAATTCGCTGGTTTCCGGCATTTGATTCCTCGTTTGTTTTCAAATTTTAATTGGCCTATTTTCTACACCGATGCCGGAAAAATTTCAATGCTTAAGCTGGATATTTGCTATAAGGAACGCTCAAATAAGGGAATCCGGACGGCCACCTACTGTCCCTCACTCGTGATCGGTGAAAAATCAGTGGCCACAAGTGAGAAGTAGGTGGCCATTCAAGGCGCAATACCGGAACCATAAGTCTAACACGGGCAAACCACAACTCATGTGTTCGACATCATTTTTTTGTGACAGAAACTGAGAAGTGAGCACCTAAGGGGAATAAGATCTGAGATTTAGCGAACATAAGATGACAGCTCAGTAGTGCCGTCTTTATTGCGGTCATGATTTATTGATATACGGGGAATGGAGTTTGGCGGACAGTAAATTTTGATAGAAGAAGAGGGAGTCTTTCAAGTTTATTCTAGTTGTACACCATATTTTGTTAATATGTCTTGAGGGGTGATCGTTTCTGGTGTGCCGGTTGGCCGGAGTACATTCCTGCCACATAGAATGAAAACTTCATACGCATCAAATATTGCATACCGATCCTTATCAAATATAATCAGCTTGTTTCCATTTTCTTCTTTAACTTTTTGTCTGAACTTCCTGATTCCGGTGTCTTGACCTTTTTTCTCCAATTTATCCTGTTGGTCTATCCAATCCCTGAAAGCCGTTGTCAGTGCCATGACAAAAATGGTGAGATACACATGAACGATAAAACCGGATTTCGTATTTATAGGTGGCCTTTCTATGAACCAGGCCTGCTTGGCCTCTCTAAATAAGGCGTTTTCAATTTCACTGCGGGCGTCGTATGCGTCATAAACCACCAAGGGCTTGTCAACAGGTCCATTTGTAAGAATAATCAGGGTTTTGGAACCGGGATTATTAGCCTTAAAAGGATCATCCTTAACCACAACAGCATTGATGGGATTGGCGACAAAGCCTTTGGAGTTTTGATGGCTGCCGCTGCCCTGTGGTCCGTAGAATTCTGCTGACGTTAACCCTTCCAGACCTTCAACATCCCAATGATCTGTAACCGTTGTCTTGTTTTTACCGGCACCCACAGTGCGTATTTCGTCTTTAATTTCCGAATGGCCTGTACCAATTAAAGACAGGGCATCGTCATAAACATTCAAACTGGATTTAGCAGGAATAAAAAAGGTGATGGTTTTACTGTTGAGCCACCATAAAAAAATGCCGTCCGTGAACCCACGGTCAATGGCAAGGGAAGTGATTTTGGCATGTTCCCCCAGATTGTCAATTGCCTGCTGAACCACTTCCTGAGCAAAAGTTATGTCATGAACCTCAATTGTAGCAAAACGCATGGCTAAAGGAAGGCGGCTGTTTGGATCCCAAACCACCCATATTTTAAATCCAAAAACAGTTTCCAGAACTTTTCGAATGCGCTTTTTACGAAGTTTGAGTTCGGGCGGTTTTTCTTTGGTTACTTTGCCACAGCCGTTACATTTTTCTGTTGATTCAATCTCGGAAGCATCAAGCAGAGCATGAATTTTTTTTGGAAAAAACTTATGTGCCGCTAAAATCGATATTCCCCTGTTAAACATTTTTTCCAGGGTTGGTGCAACAATTGATGCCATTGTATTTTTTATGAAATCACAAGATACCGGTCCTCGGATTGGAATGGGCGCTTTTTCATCGCAAGAGGATTTTTTCTTACCCCTATTGCAAGTCCCTTCTTTTATCTCCCTGCCGTTAAAGCCGACAAGACGCATTAAGGCCTGACTTCGAAGAATAACAGAGTCTGTGTGCCAAAAAAAATGAAGGCCAGCCACAATACGCATCATATAAATAAAAATGATACGCATGAATGGGACCGGACTGTTTCTTTGTTTTGATTTTGGTTCAAGTTCCATGAGCAGGTTGGTAAATTCGAAATGATCAAGAAAGTAAAAAAACTCATCGAATAATCCAGCTTCCCCAAGGCCATATACTTCAGGGATATCTTTACCTTCGGCAAGATCTTTGGCGATGCCTGTTTGGTCCCTGTTTGCTGTATGCCAGGTCAAGCGGTCTACTATATTTTTTGATGCATTTTGGGCTAAACTCATAGGGTTATGGGTTAGCAGAAAAACACAGGGAAGGCAAATGCGATAAGATTATAAATATTTGAAATAACAATAAATACTTGTCTCCACATCGTGATTTTGGTCCATTTTTAACATTGGGCGTGAGAGGGGGTATACACCACCTTTTGAATGTCGTTTAAATGGCCAGTGAAGGCTTCTTGCAGGGGATTTTGAAGGGTTCTCAAAAAAGCTGTCGGCCCCGCCAATTTTTTGTTTCCTTGAAAAAAATCACTTTTTTTAAAAAAAAATAAAGCAACCGCTAGCGTGATCAGCTATCGTTTCATTAATCGAAGGAATGAGTCCGAAATAAACCTATGAGCGCGGGCATCTCGCCCGCATCTTTACAATACTTGCAGACCTGCGGGCGGGACGCCCGCGCACTAGGATATAGCAAAGTGGGTAAGCTATTTAAGACCCGTTCCTAAAATGCGTGGATTATGGATAGATCAGACCGATTGGTAATGGCAACTCCGGCCTTGATTTTGAGAAAAACCGTCTTCCTTATAGCAAATATCCAGTGCTTAACTTAAGTTTCGCTTGTTTGAATTTGGGTTTCAGTAGTTTTGGATGCAATTATCCGATTTTTCACTTTGGCCAATTTTGACCAGGTTATGAAGTATCAAACAAATATTGGTGAGTGTAGCATTTTTCCGGCACATCCAGAATCGATAAAATATCTTTTTGTGTCTCGGTCAGCTTGGAGACAAAATATTGCCGGCTTCCATCATGAAGCAGTATTACGCCACATACGACAAATTCAAACATTGCCAACATGTTTTCTGTTTTAGGGTTACGCACATCCCTTTTATTGGGCATGAAATTATCCAAACCTTTATCCCGTTCGGCAATTTTTATTCTGGCCGTTCTTTCCATAAGGACCAACATTTGAAGCGCTATTTTGAAAAGGAAAAGATAAGCTTCTATTCTATCAGGCGTTTGCAGATAAATCGGTTCGAGATTGTAACCTGACTTTGACCGTTTATAAAGATGCTCCACCTTGTACTGATTTTTATGAGCCAGCATCGCATCTTCTATTGAAAAATCAGAAGCCGGCTTGTTGGTTACGAGTGGATAATAGCCGATTTGATATTGCGCCTTGGTACAGACGGACTCATTATAATTGAGTTCTATATAGAAGTGATCTTGATAGACCGCAATTTTTTCTGCATTTTTGGCTGGTCGACCGGGCCGTGCATTTTTATACGTGACCACTGGATCGTTGTGGACAACAAAATCAAAAAACGCCTGTGTCTTATGTTTTTTTAGTATGGCCTGACAAGCCTGCTCAATGCTGTCCTTCGTCTTTAATTTATATGCATTTATTTTTTGGGCGAGTTCATCAAATGCGACTTGGGTTTTAGTGATTCGTTCCAGAAGAGATTTTTTACGGCGGTAAAACAAGCCCTGATCGAAAAGGATGATCATTCTGAAGGTATAACTTTTGTTCTCGTGTTCAAAAGTCAGAGGCACCTCAACTCCCCGATTCATTTGATCTTTGTAAGGAATCAGGGTCTCGTGATTGTGCTTATCCAGTGCTTTGAAAAGAGCTTCTTGATAGGAGGCGTACATGGGCAGAGGACTTAAAAAATATCCTCCGTGATCATCTATGTGCGCCATATTCCCGTGTGTAGCCACCTTGGAATCGCCGGCAAATAAAAAATCTTTCTTTCCCAGCAGGTCAATCAAATGGTGCCACTGTTCCACATAGGTTTCCACATCGGCGGTGTTGCCACTATATGTTTGTTGGAATAAGGGAAAGCTACTGTCAGAACTGGCTGTCATGGACCATACCAATTGTTTCAGGTCTTTGCGGTATTGTTTGCTGTATCCGTATGAGATCTTGATGCTCTGTTCGGATCTGTTTTTATTATTCTCGCCGTAAACTTGCGCACAGGTCGTATCGTTATGACAGATTTCTGTCTGAATCTCAAAGGCTTCAATTATATGTCGGGTAATCAGCAGTTCCAGATTACCAATGCCGAATTTGTGAATAGCGTCTAAGGTATCACCCAGCCTATCGTCAAAATATTCATCCGGACTTATGTCAGGGAAAATAACATCCAGGACATTTGATTCCCTGGCAAATTTGCAAACCTTGTAAAGAGACATAACCTGAAAAAGAATGGCGGTGATCATTGCTATACTTGCCTGCCCATGAGTGAGCATGTTACGTCTTGCATCAAGAGGGACGTTCTGGTCAATAATATCAGCGATGCAACATTTGTGAAAATAATGCTGCAAAATCGGGGCAAAACCAATCGGTTTTGTCTCGACATTATTATTGACGTTATCCGCCATAATATTGATTCCAATAACTCATTGGAATTATATAGTATATTGACAAAGAAAAATCTAGTTTTATTTTGAGTGATTATAGTCATTTATGCCAGGTTAGAGGTGATTATGATGCTAATAGTCCAATTTTTTAAATATTTTCATTGATTATATCTGATTATCTCTTGTTTTCTAATTATTGAAATTTTATTTTGAACAAGCGAAATTAGAGCTTAAGGAATATGCACCAGCAATTCTATATTTAGAGACTCGAAAAATAAATGCCACAGATATTGCGCTGAATTCTTATTCGTATTCAAGGCGCGGCTCGGGGAGCATTCAAAATAAAAACTTCCGCGAACAACTCAATGATTACTCAAGCCGTATGTCTCAAGAAGTCTATAAAGACCACAGACTCACGGTTTAATCAAAAAAGTTTCACACACCTATAAATACTATCGGGTTCGATTGGGGAGCCAGCTGATTACCATAGCTCTAAAATTAAAAAAGTTGGTGATTTTCTCCGAACTTTGCAGTTTATTGCGAGTAAGACATGCAATTCGGTTGCCACAAAAATAAGAAAAATAGAATAACAAACTAAATCCGTTGACACGGGTAAACCAAGTACGATATTTTAAAATTAATCATCATAATATATAATATTAAATCAATCAAAATTTAATTTTTGCAATACAACGAAAATGGGAATAGCCCATATCTGTAAAAATATTATCCGTTAGGAATCTTTTTTGAAGGAAAATAAATAATGATCAAAGAAAAATCTGGTCGGCGGACCAGTATTTTGTTTAAAACTTCGTTTGTCAGCGGCATCATTATCCTGATCCTTTTAGCGGTCAATAGTTACCTTGCAATCCAGCTTGAATTAGGTTTGTCCGGTAATATGATCCAGGTGTTTTCCGCTAACCAAAAAACAGCCTTGGAAAAGGCTACTGTACAGATGAAAAAATCACTTGAGACCGATATGAAGGTCAACCTTGAAATTTGTACGAGCGTAACCCAGGGTTTTTTGTACAACTTTGAT
This genomic window contains:
- a CDS encoding BREX system ATP-binding domain-containing protein; the encoded protein is MDEKAFNEQINGTKNFHLRRAVERLREGLFDPMGVQWLTSGEEKLNQLFDRGATALDKGTSHHLCVCGAYGQGKSHSLTYLKQRALENNFVVSYINLDPRQIPFHDFKAVYRALMGAMVFPNEETNLVKVWKESAAQWLARPENKDKAIGDFIPGDVPHRFRAILAAMAHNNMEIPANKRKLKKHARFQPRAFAWTLKNALMGKEIPAHKLAAAFHYREVSFYKDSSLVCREPKEYLSMVKGLARLFKEMGYGGWVLLFDEGESIGQTRITSRSKSYDLLHEIFCPERPAQGFYPVFAFTHDFFTLVETEPWDRTRRPGGRQKTDQPTEEIPYFARNYHKAWKTINIHSLQDLSPGEWETLSGKLKLLHGRAYGWEPETPELVREMKQVLSQNKGAESRMKLRLLVNQLDLEQQKAPC
- a CDS encoding BREX system ATP-binding domain-containing protein, with translation MISLDALKELKPFQARAIIEELRKGSVPVEYVPVFTVGRQKWLSYIEDDLTNYIAEGGAKVRFISGDYGDGKTHFMSVVQHLAMEKGFAVSFVVLTRDVPIHKFETVYQSIVRQLQGNFDGVGIRNLLTAWLDSLSPEFQGAKAEAAIEKCTALTEELRDIPDMDINFANALSALVNNRFAPMAEGEDEESRKADREILMHWFDGGKVTKRELKPFQIYEYLTKANARQLMNSLILFLRRFGHQGLILLMDEMETVVAMSASVRNAAYENVRLFIDNSETAQYLHIFFSIIPDVLVSEKGFKSYDALWSRVRSIGTSMGDVKRLNYRGVLVDIHQTPLQTKELVDLGRCLLSLHGVAYRWSPEEMVTDKVIEDICDNQKRMGVISEVRLFIKQLIGVLDLAEQGQSPEEMDMARQMVETRKEMEEEKMKQMEPTWDD
- a CDS encoding transposase yields the protein MSLAQNASKNIVDRLTWHTANRDQTGIAKDLAEGKDIPEVYGLGEAGLFDEFFYFLDHFEFTNLLMELEPKSKQRNSPVPFMRIIFIYMMRIVAGLHFFWHTDSVILRSQALMRLVGFNGREIKEGTCNRGKKKSSCDEKAPIPIRGPVSCDFIKNTMASIVAPTLEKMFNRGISILAAHKFFPKKIHALLDASEIESTEKCNGCGKVTKEKPPELKLRKKRIRKVLETVFGFKIWVVWDPNSRLPLAMRFATIEVHDITFAQEVVQQAIDNLGEHAKITSLAIDRGFTDGIFLWWLNSKTITFFIPAKSSLNVYDDALSLIGTGHSEIKDEIRTVGAGKNKTTVTDHWDVEGLEGLTSAEFYGPQGSGSHQNSKGFVANPINAVVVKDDPFKANNPGSKTLIILTNGPVDKPLVVYDAYDARSEIENALFREAKQAWFIERPPINTKSGFIVHVYLTIFVMALTTAFRDWIDQQDKLEKKGQDTGIRKFRQKVKEENGNKLIIFDKDRYAIFDAYEVFILCGRNVLRPTGTPETITPQDILTKYGVQLE
- a CDS encoding IS1634 family transposase; this translates as MADNVNNNVETKPIGFAPILQHYFHKCCIADIIDQNVPLDARRNMLTHGQASIAMITAILFQVMSLYKVCKFARESNVLDVIFPDISPDEYFDDRLGDTLDAIHKFGIGNLELLITRHIIEAFEIQTEICHNDTTCAQVYGENNKNRSEQSIKISYGYSKQYRKDLKQLVWSMTASSDSSFPLFQQTYSGNTADVETYVEQWHHLIDLLGKKDFLFAGDSKVATHGNMAHIDDHGGYFLSPLPMYASYQEALFKALDKHNHETLIPYKDQMNRGVEVPLTFEHENKSYTFRMIILFDQGLFYRRKKSLLERITKTQVAFDELAQKINAYKLKTKDSIEQACQAILKKHKTQAFFDFVVHNDPVVTYKNARPGRPAKNAEKIAVYQDHFYIELNYNESVCTKAQYQIGYYPLVTNKPASDFSIEDAMLAHKNQYKVEHLYKRSKSGYNLEPIYLQTPDRIEAYLFLFKIALQMLVLMERTARIKIAERDKGLDNFMPNKRDVRNPKTENMLAMFEFVVCGVILLHDGSRQYFVSKLTETQKDILSILDVPEKCYTHQYLFDTS